The following coding sequences are from one Candidatus Effluviviaceae Genus V sp. window:
- a CDS encoding SpoIIE family protein phosphatase — MTQRLWEGRVTMSTRQDRRAGSTRPRRLKARTVFLWALFNSLAGLAIGGAIKLFADGSSSAHALIPMSIVFANVVGFAAVLTVRYVFPKYSGFPGYVRLPMGVLTLVAAGVFGSGVAILVNPLVVFYQMRLALMAVTVNGVLALAVGFVVYTYEQMRGRIEEEASARGRLEHEMNVARDIQMELLPKTFPNLAGLDIYGFSVPARHVGGDCYDIIDLGDGRLAFTIGDVSGKGTPAALLMANVQAAVRALADSGARPSDLIRRVNRIVHGYTKESVFITFFYGVLDSGTGECLYVNAGHNPPCVMRAGGDREHLTEGGLVVGAMPGTTYDEGRCRLGPGDEVVLYTDGITEATNPADEMFGEERLMELLDINRSLSAREIEERVYSSLRDFTEGAPQSDDLTMVIIKLASGIGTSEADSDSDSPREAEGGLSAARGASSTDALREPAKAVERAENALLS, encoded by the coding sequence ATGACGCAACGGCTTTGGGAAGGACGCGTGACGATGTCGACGAGGCAGGACAGACGAGCCGGATCGACCAGGCCGAGGCGGCTCAAGGCACGCACGGTGTTCCTCTGGGCGCTCTTCAACAGCCTGGCGGGACTGGCCATCGGCGGGGCGATCAAGCTCTTCGCCGACGGCTCCTCGTCGGCACACGCCCTCATCCCTATGAGCATCGTCTTCGCCAATGTCGTCGGCTTCGCCGCCGTACTGACGGTGCGATACGTGTTTCCGAAGTACTCCGGGTTCCCCGGGTACGTGCGGCTGCCGATGGGCGTCCTCACCCTGGTCGCCGCGGGCGTCTTCGGAAGCGGCGTCGCCATTCTCGTCAACCCGCTCGTCGTCTTCTATCAGATGCGGCTGGCGCTCATGGCGGTGACGGTCAACGGCGTGCTCGCGCTCGCGGTGGGCTTCGTCGTCTATACGTACGAGCAGATGCGCGGGCGTATCGAAGAGGAGGCCTCGGCCAGGGGACGCCTCGAGCACGAGATGAATGTCGCGCGGGACATCCAGATGGAGCTTCTGCCGAAGACGTTCCCGAACCTGGCAGGACTCGACATCTACGGCTTCTCCGTCCCGGCCCGACACGTGGGCGGCGACTGCTACGACATCATCGATCTCGGCGACGGCAGGCTGGCCTTCACGATCGGCGATGTCTCGGGGAAGGGAACGCCGGCCGCACTGCTCATGGCGAACGTCCAGGCGGCGGTCAGGGCGCTGGCCGACAGCGGGGCGAGACCGTCGGACCTTATCCGGCGCGTCAACCGCATCGTGCACGGCTACACGAAGGAGAGCGTCTTCATCACCTTCTTCTACGGGGTGCTCGACAGCGGCACCGGCGAGTGCCTCTACGTCAACGCAGGACACAATCCGCCCTGCGTCATGCGCGCCGGCGGCGACCGCGAGCACCTGACCGAGGGTGGGCTCGTGGTCGGCGCGATGCCGGGTACGACGTACGACGAGGGACGGTGCCGCCTGGGACCCGGCGACGAGGTCGTCCTCTACACCGACGGCATCACGGAGGCGACGAACCCAGCCGACGAGATGTTCGGCGAGGAGCGGCTGATGGAGCTGCTCGACATCAACCGTTCGTTGTCCGCGAGGGAGATCGAGGAGCGGGTCTATTCGAGCCTGCGGGACTTCACCGAGGGCGCTCCTCAGTCGGACGACCTGACCATGGTGATCATCAAGCTGGCTTCAGGCATCGGGACATCGGAGGCAGACAGCGATTCGGACTCCCCCCGAGAGGCTGAGGGCGGGCTCTCTGCCGCGCGAGGCGCGTCCTCCACGGACGCCCTCAGAGAGCCCGCCAAGGCCGTCGAGAGAGCGGAGAACGCACTGCTCTCCTGA